Below is a window of Mucilaginibacter ginkgonis DNA.
GTTGGCACAGGTGCGCCTTCAAAGGTGCCATCCCAGGGTGTGCCGTAACCAATAGAATGAAAGACTTGCCGACCGTACCTGTTATATATGTCGACTTTTGCACCGGGGTAACTATTTAGGGCAGGAATATTCCAGAAATCATTGACACCATCACCATTTGGCGTAAAGGTGTTGTAAGTAACAATAGGGTCTAAAACAATGTAACTGGTCTCCGCGCTTGATACGCATCCCAATGTATCTGTTACTGTTAGCGTAAAAGTTTGATCAGCGATAGCTGTAAAAATGGGGTTTTTAGCGGTTACATCGTTTAAGTATGTTCCCGGCGACCACAAGTAGGTAACATTGCTTTCATTAACAGTAGGCTCTAATGTTACCGCTGTTCCACGCAAAACATATGTAAGCTTTTTCCCTGCCGACACCACTGGCGGTGGCAAAAATGTAACCGTTTTAGTGTCATATGATGTACAGTAATCATTTGTAGCCGCGATCATGAAACTTACAGACCCTTTTTTTAAGTCGTCGGTACTTATTAAATAAGTTGCATTTGGCTGATTAGCCGCTGTAATGAATTTGCCGGTTCCGGTAGTGGTCCAAAGATAAGTTTTGGCATTTGCGGTTTTGGCTGTTAAATTTATAACGGTGTTTTGATCGCAGATATTTTGATTGCCTCCGGCATTTACGGTAGGGGCGGGGACGAGGGTAACTGTCGTGTTAGACGTTGCAATGGTGCAGCTCCCTAAAGCAGATGCCGTTAACGTAAACACCAGGTTTGGTTTGGTGGCGTCGTCTGCCGATGGCATGTAGATGGCATTGAGATCTGTATTAGATGGGCCAAAGGTACCTGTACCTGTTGTGGTCCAAATCCCGGTAGATATCCCACCCGTTATAGTACCATGTAGTTGTATAAAGTGGCCAACACATACTGTTTGATCGGGCCCCGCTGCTGCAACCGGTTGCACATCAACGCCTATAGTTTTAGTTGCAGTAGGGCCCACACAACCGTTTAAAGTCAAGGTCAATTTATAGTCACCGGCATTTGCAATAGTCAAATTATTAATCGACGGGCTTTGCAAAGCCGATGTGAAATTGTTTGGCCCTGTCCAAGCGTAGATTGCGCCGGCAACTGCAGGGCCGTTCAAAGTAAGCGTCCCGCCGGTGCACACTCTGTCGGGAGCGGTAATGACAGGTAAAGGTGGTGTTGGATTGACTGTTACAACATAAGCGTACACTACGCCCGGGCATCCGTTGTACACAGGTGTTATCAGGTAGGTAACTTTAATTGGGTCGGGCGTGGTGTTGATCAGCGTTTCTGTAATGGTGTTAGCGTTGGTAATGCTCACGTTATCATTGGTGATCCCATTAGCCCCGCCGCGTGTCCAATTAAACGTTGTACCCGGAGTGGCCGACGTAATTTTATAGTTGAGCGCCGTACCGCTGCATACGGTCTCTGCAGCCGGGCTGTTTACCCTTACTGCGGGGTCCACAATAACCGCGAGGTTGAAAGTTGAAGATGCACAGCCGCTTGATTGAGCGGTATAGATATAATTTACGGTGACCGGAGCTGTAGTAGTATTGTACAGGATCTCATGTATGGTGGGCGATGTTTGACCGGATATGGCCGGATTGCGAATGCCCGCTACCGCCGCCCTGCTCCAACTGATAGAGGTTGGCGTAAAGTTGAGTTGGATCTGATAATTTGTTGATGTGCCGTTGCATATTTCTTGTGTAGCGCTGCTTGTAAATTTAAGTGCAGGGTTAACTGTAACCACCAGTTTAAACGGATTGGAAGAACAACTGTTAGAACTGGCAACAATTGTGTAAACAACGTTTATAGGATTATTGGTGGAATTTACTAGCGTTTCTGTAATATCTGCTGTCTGCCCTGTTGCTGCAGCATTGTCTATGCCTGTTACAGCATCCCTGCTCCAGGTATAGGCAACCCCTGTAGTCGCCGATGTAATGTGATAATTCAACGCTGTTGCCGAGCATGTTTCTGCAGTAAGCGGACTGGTGATCGTCGGTAAAGGATTTACGGTAACATTTACAGGCGTTAATGGAGACGAGCACGGCAGCGAAACATATTGTACATAATAGGTTGTGTTCTGTTGTAGGAAAGTGGTAGTGTACGTTGGGCCGGTAAACAGTAATACGTTGTTTGCATCGAACCATTGGAATGTGCCGCCGGGAACATCCGCGGTAGCTGTCAGCGTTGCTTTGTTGTCGAAACAAATAACATTACCCGTTACCGTAACATTTGGTGCCGGCGTTACCGTTACTGTTACAGGAGTGCGCGCGCTGGTAACGCCGTTAAAGGTTGTTTGCACGTAATAAGTGGTTGTAACAGTCGGACTGACCGTAAATGGATTGTTGCCCGATAACGGGGTACCACCAGTAGCGGTTGCAAACCATTGGTAACTGCCACCCGGCGCCGTTGCGGTTACTGTGGCTACAGACCCTGCACAAACGGTAACGCCATCTGCAGTAGGAGGGGCTAACGGCGCAAAAGTCAGCACCACCTGATCGCTTTGGGCACCACATAGGTCGCTTGCCGGTACTACTGTTGTTAACGTTAGTGTTGCGGTACTTTCGCCCGGCGATGGCGTATAAACCGGATTAAGGATATTTGGGTTAGAGAATGTGCCTGTTCCGCCAGACCATCTCACAATAGATGACGTACTTTCCGCTGTTCCTGCTAGTTGGGCGGGCGTTCCGCTTGCAAGGTACTGGTCCGGGCCGGCATTTATCGCAGGCCGCGGCAATATCGTAACGGTAGCCGTCGCCGATGTTCCAGCGCAAAGCAACCTGTTTGTAATGGTGTAGGTGCCGGGTTTGCTTGCGGTTAGGTCTATTTGGCCGTCGGTGTTATCTACGAATACTAAACCAGCGGGCGCTGAAGAAAATGCTCCTGCATACGAGCCCGGCGG
It encodes the following:
- a CDS encoding Ig-like domain-containing protein; the protein is MKRLCICILLLLFSAATFAQNCIQSVAVNASSNTLCAGSSVTITAVPSGGSGTYSYQWNTGEVTSTITVTTPGTYTVTVTDGNAACGPASNSVTITNPSFLRVSDVFICGNSAATLTASGADSYQWYDTPGGNLLSTQASFTTPVLNASTIYYVVGTKAGCQTSPIAVRANVTALPDAPTAPSVSICAGSAATLSASSSTGIVFDWYTTPTGGTSLITSSDFTTPALTATTTYYVQTYNGSCPGPRTAVTVTVNPVPAKPQATGQTVCYNSSATLSATATSGIIKWFDSTFGNTPLATGASFQTPALTASTTFYVEAMDDQTGCASARVSVIVTVMPQVPHPTAPGTIVCTGNAATLTATSIQNGATFQWYDAASGGTLLSSAPTFITPPLSAETTYYVQSTYQGCVSLRTPVTVSVVTQPATPTVTGTAAVCAGNPASITASGAASYQWYDAATGGNLLYTGTTFVTPALSTSTSFYVQAVNGQCASVRVKFDVTVTPSPATPVVSGPTTAVCQGTATTLTATANGPVSWYDAATGGNVVATGNTFVTPALQATTTYYAETDNSSCNSARTPFTITVTPIPDPVFTYSSGTICQTAGGTRTPIIASGVTGPFTFTATPAGLNINPSTGVITVATSLPLKYTITLTSASNSCINASVSLQISPGGGQANFSYGQANYCQYGANPTPSFPPGSYAGAFSSAPAGLVFVDNTDGQIDLTASKPGTYTITNRLLCAGTSATATVTILPRPAINAGPDQYLASGTPAQLAGTAESTSSIVRWSGGTGTFSNPNILNPVYTPSPGESTATLTLTTVVPASDLCGAQSDQVVLTFAPLAPPTADGVTVCAGSVATVTATAPGGSYQWFATATGGTPLSGNNPFTVSPTVTTTYYVQTTFNGVTSARTPVTVTVTPAPNVTVTGNVICFDNKATLTATADVPGGTFQWFDANNVLLFTGPTYTTTFLQQNTTYYVQYVSLPCSSPLTPVNVTVNPLPTITSPLTAETCSATALNYHITSATTGVAYTWSRDAVTGIDNAAATGQTADITETLVNSTNNPINVVYTIVASSNSCSSNPFKLVVTVNPALKFTSSATQEICNGTSTNYQIQLNFTPTSISWSRAAVAGIRNPAISGQTSPTIHEILYNTTTAPVTVNYIYTAQSSGCASSTFNLAVIVDPAVRVNSPAAETVCSGTALNYKITSATPGTTFNWTRGGANGITNDNVSITNANTITETLINTTPDPIKVTYLITPVYNGCPGVVYAYVVTVNPTPPLPVITAPDRVCTGGTLTLNGPAVAGAIYAWTGPNNFTSALQSPSINNLTIANAGDYKLTLTLNGCVGPTATKTIGVDVQPVAAAGPDQTVCVGHFIQLHGTITGGISTGIWTTTGTGTFGPSNTDLNAIYMPSADDATKPNLVFTLTASALGSCTIATSNTTVTLVPAPTVNAGGNQNICDQNTVINLTAKTANAKTYLWTTTGTGKFITAANQPNATYLISTDDLKKGSVSFMIAATNDYCTSYDTKTVTFLPPPVVSAGKKLTYVLRGTAVTLEPTVNESNVTYLWSPGTYLNDVTAKNPIFTAIADQTFTLTVTDTLGCVSSAETSYIVLDPIVTYNTFTPNGDGVNDFWNIPALNSYPGAKVDIYNRYGRQVFHSIGYGTPWDGTFEGAPVPTGVYYYVITTKFSSQVYSGYVTVLR